One Phycisphaerae bacterium RAS2 DNA window includes the following coding sequences:
- the pgaC_2 gene encoding Poly-beta-1,6-N-acetyl-D-glucosamine synthase — protein sequence MDTLLYAWLGLTGLTCLVWVGRHVQLSIAGRRLPPLRSSMYLPGRNDLPTVSFLVAGKEEEANIEACLTSMVAQDYPNLQVIAVNDRSADRTGAIMDRLAAQHANLTAFHVQALPEGWLGKNNAMRTGLEHATGQWLCFTDADCVQVSRRSVRVAMEHALEHGVEFLSVLPAHETHGFWERVIQPACSGIMMIWFNPLRVNNPRRATAYANGAFMLMTRECYDALGGHDAVKTEFNEDMKMAQLAKRAGRRLRVVSNDDLYTVRMYQSLRQTWNGWSRIFFGCFGTWPRLSATMALVIGFSLLPWAALAVGGLAWVAGGTWPGWSMFAGVAAACCFIKTVALMRFYRLSKTSPWYGLLYPLGALVGLGALINAMGRLRRKSTITWRGTTYTAVQGDTAPDASASSPTAHPGAELQMAKGK from the coding sequence ATGGACACGCTTCTGTACGCATGGCTGGGCCTCACTGGACTGACTTGTCTTGTCTGGGTCGGTCGCCATGTGCAGCTTTCGATTGCAGGCCGCCGTTTGCCTCCGCTGCGCTCGAGCATGTATCTGCCGGGGCGAAACGATCTGCCGACGGTGAGCTTCCTGGTCGCAGGCAAGGAAGAAGAAGCGAACATTGAGGCGTGCCTCACGTCGATGGTCGCGCAGGATTACCCCAACCTGCAAGTCATCGCGGTCAATGATCGCAGCGCGGATCGAACCGGCGCAATCATGGATCGCCTCGCGGCGCAGCACGCCAATCTCACCGCGTTTCATGTCCAGGCGCTTCCCGAAGGCTGGCTCGGCAAGAACAACGCCATGCGCACCGGGTTGGAGCACGCGACCGGGCAGTGGCTCTGCTTCACCGACGCCGACTGCGTGCAGGTTTCGCGTCGGTCGGTTCGCGTGGCGATGGAGCACGCCCTGGAGCACGGCGTCGAGTTTCTTTCGGTGCTGCCCGCGCACGAAACGCATGGCTTCTGGGAGCGCGTCATCCAGCCGGCTTGCAGCGGCATCATGATGATCTGGTTCAACCCATTGCGCGTGAACAACCCGCGCCGGGCGACGGCCTACGCCAACGGCGCCTTCATGCTCATGACGCGCGAGTGCTACGACGCACTCGGCGGGCACGACGCCGTCAAGACCGAGTTCAACGAAGACATGAAAATGGCACAACTCGCCAAGCGTGCCGGCCGGCGGCTGCGCGTCGTGTCCAACGACGACCTCTACACGGTGCGCATGTACCAGTCGCTGCGGCAGACGTGGAACGGCTGGAGCCGCATCTTTTTCGGTTGCTTCGGAACCTGGCCGCGGCTGTCGGCGACGATGGCGCTGGTGATTGGATTCAGCCTGTTGCCGTGGGCGGCGCTGGCGGTGGGGGGGCTGGCATGGGTCGCCGGGGGAACGTGGCCGGGCTGGTCGATGTTCGCCGGCGTCGCGGCGGCGTGCTGCTTTATTAAGACGGTTGCATTGATGCGATTCTACCGGTTGAGCAAGACCTCGCCGTGGTACGGATTGCTGTACCCGCTGGGAGCGCTGGTCGGTCTGGGGGCGCTGATCAACGCGATGGGGCGGTTGCGGCGCAAATCCACGATCACCTGGCGCGGCACGACCTACACTGCGGTGCAGGGCGACACAGCACCGGATGCTTCCGCCTCGTCGCCGACGGCGCACCCCGGCGCCGAGTTGCAAATGGCAAAAGGTAAATAG
- a CDS encoding preprotein translocase subunit SecG: MFPGTFLVATFGQVILTFFIVLVSLLLIGLILLQKNRGSGLSGAFGGVGGHTAFGTKTGDFLTWVTVGLAGVFIILSISAVFVFERAVTPVNAATGTQAPAEAPLTTGGAAPNTTATPIDAQPVNVQTSAPLVNQPPKNSADTTPATGSGAAQPTTPSGNAQPPAQSTPPAGESKPN; encoded by the coding sequence ATGTTCCCCGGTACGTTTCTCGTTGCGACGTTTGGACAGGTCATTCTGACCTTCTTTATTGTGCTGGTCTCCCTGCTGCTGATCGGGTTGATCCTGCTCCAGAAGAATCGCGGGTCGGGTCTCTCCGGCGCGTTCGGCGGCGTCGGCGGGCACACCGCCTTCGGCACCAAGACCGGCGATTTCCTCACCTGGGTCACCGTAGGCCTCGCCGGGGTTTTCATCATCCTGTCCATCTCGGCGGTCTTCGTCTTTGAGCGGGCCGTTACACCCGTCAACGCAGCCACCGGCACGCAGGCACCGGCCGAAGCCCCGTTGACGACCGGCGGCGCCGCGCCGAATACGACCGCCACACCGATTGATGCTCAACCGGTCAACGTGCAGACGTCCGCCCCGCTCGTGAACCAGCCGCCGAAGAACTCGGCTGACACGACGCCCGCGACCGGTTCGGGCGCGGCCCAACCGACGACGCCATCGGGCAATGCACAGCCGCCGGCGCAGTCGACGCCGCCCGCCGGCGAGTCGAAGCCGAACTGA
- a CDS encoding Tetratricopeptide repeat protein, producing MNARFKPERPHRLFSLSQRLAFPLPWTSRTALVVGLVLICLGSAVAQEGEATDPPAATSAPTTQPAGGMTHEKYLSAARKEFTVSTVLRAPDGAPLKLDGRKAVAKADAMMSDARTQRGSGDFKGAAAMASKAFDTYQKVLGDEHYLTTASRVFQRSMDDFARLPPDGQKKMMEADKLAEAAQAASDKGLFADAEKNADRAMRTREELLGPKHAEVGESLRQLGAAQLELQLYARSKSNIERAVAIFEQTYGRNHPRTAIALDRLGWMYIHEGRPEEAIKTLRDAAYILRATSGDTAEAGEVLDNLGTAFALNGDAKDALNKKLHSLIIRETVLGPKARDTAVSLSNLAWLYTRMNMLDDALRMREQAYATLLESVGPDHTYTKLELSNLARAHETAGNFDRAVALYKEQIERDDQHPDVVDINAMARCTALASVLFNKGDFDEARKYAAKSVDRAKFLLQTTAAPAVVNELFNVANELMRHRLMDEAMPVFAMQYERDAKDTSALSSAQVRRMESYGQMLIDMGQASKAVEVMRRAVELSEKVHGKGEPATATALITYSEALCAANQLSEAEQVADSVVKIAESRLTFRSAGSAHALLAAGRVYNQQKRTDLAKFTLEDAESIFVEYQRDFLGKIECQLELAKCYHAGGDKPRTEATLSAAVESARELAKVNKTLYGDAVLAKALWHQLKMGELSSSKQEEVRTELRKLLERLRDAKAMSAAERDWLETL from the coding sequence ATGAATGCACGCTTCAAACCTGAACGGCCGCACCGGCTTTTTTCTCTCTCGCAACGATTGGCCTTCCCTTTGCCCTGGACCAGCCGAACGGCTCTTGTGGTCGGGCTTGTCTTGATCTGCCTTGGTTCGGCGGTCGCACAAGAGGGCGAAGCGACCGACCCGCCGGCAGCCACGTCGGCTCCGACGACCCAGCCGGCCGGGGGCATGACGCATGAGAAGTACCTCTCGGCCGCGCGGAAGGAATTCACCGTCTCGACCGTGCTTCGCGCGCCCGACGGCGCCCCGCTGAAGCTGGACGGTCGCAAGGCCGTGGCCAAGGCCGATGCCATGATGAGCGACGCCCGAACGCAGCGAGGCAGCGGCGATTTCAAGGGTGCCGCCGCGATGGCGTCCAAGGCGTTCGACACGTATCAAAAGGTGCTGGGAGACGAACACTATCTCACGACCGCGAGCCGGGTGTTTCAGCGGTCGATGGACGACTTCGCGCGCTTGCCGCCGGACGGCCAGAAGAAAATGATGGAGGCGGACAAACTGGCGGAAGCGGCGCAAGCGGCGTCAGACAAGGGTCTCTTCGCCGACGCGGAGAAGAATGCGGACCGCGCGATGCGGACGCGCGAGGAGCTGCTCGGCCCGAAGCACGCCGAAGTGGGCGAGTCGCTGCGGCAGCTGGGCGCGGCGCAGCTCGAGTTGCAGTTGTACGCCAGGTCCAAGAGCAACATCGAGCGGGCCGTAGCGATCTTTGAGCAAACCTACGGGCGTAATCACCCGAGGACCGCGATCGCGCTGGACCGGCTGGGCTGGATGTACATCCACGAAGGCCGTCCGGAAGAAGCGATCAAGACGCTGCGCGACGCGGCGTACATCCTGCGGGCGACGAGCGGGGACACGGCCGAGGCCGGTGAAGTGCTGGACAACCTCGGCACGGCCTTCGCGCTGAACGGCGACGCGAAGGACGCCCTGAACAAGAAGCTGCACAGCCTGATCATCCGCGAGACGGTGCTGGGGCCCAAGGCTCGTGACACGGCTGTGTCACTTAGCAACCTGGCCTGGCTGTACACGCGCATGAACATGCTGGACGACGCCCTGCGGATGCGCGAACAAGCCTATGCGACGCTGCTGGAGTCGGTCGGTCCGGATCACACCTACACGAAGCTGGAGTTGAGCAACCTCGCGCGGGCCCACGAAACGGCGGGCAACTTCGACCGCGCGGTCGCCCTGTACAAGGAGCAGATCGAGCGGGACGACCAGCACCCCGACGTCGTGGACATCAACGCGATGGCGCGTTGCACGGCGCTGGCGTCGGTGCTGTTCAACAAGGGCGATTTCGACGAGGCGCGAAAATACGCCGCGAAATCGGTCGATCGCGCCAAGTTCCTGCTCCAGACGACGGCGGCTCCGGCCGTGGTCAATGAGCTGTTCAACGTGGCGAACGAGCTGATGCGCCATCGCCTGATGGACGAAGCGATGCCCGTGTTCGCGATGCAATACGAACGCGACGCGAAGGACACCAGCGCGCTGTCCTCGGCACAGGTCCGGCGGATGGAAAGCTACGGTCAGATGCTGATTGACATGGGGCAGGCCTCCAAGGCGGTGGAAGTGATGCGGCGGGCGGTGGAACTATCGGAAAAAGTGCACGGCAAAGGCGAGCCGGCGACCGCGACGGCGCTGATAACCTACTCCGAAGCCCTGTGCGCCGCGAATCAGCTTTCGGAAGCGGAGCAGGTGGCGGATTCTGTGGTGAAGATTGCCGAGTCGCGATTGACGTTCCGATCGGCCGGGTCGGCTCACGCACTGCTGGCGGCGGGTCGCGTATACAACCAACAAAAACGCACGGACCTGGCGAAGTTCACCCTGGAAGACGCCGAATCGATCTTCGTGGAATACCAGCGCGATTTCCTGGGGAAGATTGAATGCCAGCTGGAACTGGCAAAGTGCTACCACGCGGGCGGGGACAAGCCTCGCACCGAAGCGACGCTCTCGGCGGCGGTGGAATCGGCGAGGGAACTCGCAAAGGTTAACAAGACGCTGTATGGCGATGCGGTCCTGGCCAAGGCGCTTTGGCACCAGCTGAAAATGGGAGAGCTGTCGTCGTCAAAGCAGGAAGAAGTTCGAACAGAACTGCGCAAGCTGCTTGAGCGACTGCGTGACGCGAAGGCGATGAGCGCGGCGGAGCGCGACTGGCTGGAAACGCTTTAG
- a CDS encoding PEP-CTERM motif protein → MLKRVSILAVVAMLATATVANAFPPLAEWGFQVVVPGDVTNSATNGPHAADSGVFAGTSEASGSHASANADWSTPAGNGSTESYSVNEWAVGDYFQFCTETTGYTGITFEWDAISSNTGPRDFEIQYNANGGAYSTLAGTYAIRNNSGPSWSSGAPTGMDNYSADLSAITALDNQAEICIRIVNNSTASATGGTTATTGTSRVDDVVINGVPEPTTLALMGLGAIGLIRRRR, encoded by the coding sequence ATGTTGAAGCGTGTCTCAATTCTCGCAGTCGTCGCCATGCTCGCCACCGCAACGGTCGCCAACGCGTTCCCGCCGCTGGCAGAGTGGGGCTTCCAGGTTGTGGTTCCAGGTGACGTGACGAACTCCGCCACCAACGGCCCGCATGCAGCTGACAGCGGCGTTTTCGCTGGCACGTCGGAGGCAAGCGGTTCCCATGCCTCTGCAAACGCTGACTGGTCGACGCCTGCCGGCAACGGCTCGACCGAGTCATACAGCGTGAACGAGTGGGCCGTCGGTGATTACTTCCAGTTCTGCACCGAGACCACTGGCTACACCGGAATCACTTTTGAATGGGATGCCATCAGCAGCAACACCGGCCCCCGTGATTTCGAAATTCAGTACAACGCCAACGGCGGCGCGTACTCGACGCTGGCCGGAACTTACGCCATTCGTAACAACAGCGGCCCGTCGTGGAGCTCCGGCGCGCCGACCGGGATGGACAATTACTCGGCCGACCTGAGCGCGATCACAGCGCTCGACAATCAGGCCGAAATCTGCATTCGGATCGTCAATAACTCGACCGCGTCCGCGACGGGCGGCACGACTGCAACGACTGGCACCAGCCGAGTCGATGACGTGGTTATCAACGGCGTTCCCGAGCCGACGACGCTCGCCCTGATGGGCCTGGGCGCGATCGGCCTGATTCGCCGCCGCCGCTAG
- a CDS encoding Tetratricopeptide repeat protein codes for MTRLGSLIASVALLAACLTGPLRPALGQESEARQEPAATSAPSGEPVETKFLRTHEEFLAASREHPPIGGVYRSAETNKPLTEDRLKQVRKIESLLADSAVACEKGDAESAKKMADEAMTTARKLLGPTHFLSISATGARRLYGRYTEVTAEQLATLAQGDAARREAWLAYKASDFEKAEKEAKLAVELREKVVGTQYDELIDSDALRIQAMAQTEGGRPEQAEKTFVRLLEVLERSFGKSHPKTADALTRRGWLRIVQGRMQDAMNDLRRALSIHEVTDGETLEAARAMDHLGTALAFNNDPEGAVGRKIRAMMIRETLAGKDSPETAESYSNLAWLYHRIGMTAPVTPLRLQALAVFEKKLGLDHTYTFTEISNLARTHEELGEFPEAIKLYEKYLGQGGDQALLEKFRLGARLGAAYLRVGRRDDATKMFNAVIAELSKAKDDASRQIAIGNLVTSIRAYMQNQLADDALALLSEAVKVLSKETGKPATDRDVLSPADLGTLYEMVGRNKESVEMFREAAKLARKSQRDDKDDAVIMLLFAHVNPLIEMKDFREAEAVCDEALRMTDRESYQGSPLNALALLLMGRIQAENGQNDRAKFYLEDAGKLFKVNKDEESIPYIHYLTEWGRVLGALGDKSGGRSALAEAIQKSRDRMKIQPLPEYEFLLLRALRGMADITGDATASDELKDRVRKRQQARALIGEMRNWPKELGI; via the coding sequence ATGACAAGACTTGGAAGTTTGATTGCAAGCGTGGCTTTGCTGGCGGCCTGCCTGACAGGCCCGTTGCGGCCCGCGCTCGGGCAGGAGTCTGAAGCAAGGCAGGAGCCTGCGGCGACCAGTGCCCCATCCGGCGAACCGGTGGAGACGAAGTTCCTTCGCACGCATGAGGAGTTCCTCGCCGCGTCGCGGGAACATCCGCCGATCGGTGGCGTTTACCGCAGCGCGGAGACCAACAAGCCACTCACGGAAGACCGACTGAAGCAGGTGCGCAAGATTGAGTCGCTACTGGCGGATTCCGCCGTGGCGTGCGAAAAGGGCGATGCGGAATCGGCCAAGAAGATGGCCGACGAAGCGATGACCACGGCGCGCAAACTTCTTGGACCAACGCACTTCTTGAGCATCTCCGCGACCGGTGCGCGACGGCTGTACGGTCGCTATACGGAGGTAACGGCCGAGCAACTCGCAACGCTTGCCCAGGGCGATGCCGCCCGGCGCGAGGCGTGGTTGGCATACAAGGCGAGCGATTTCGAGAAAGCGGAAAAGGAAGCGAAACTCGCTGTCGAACTGCGCGAGAAAGTCGTCGGCACGCAGTATGACGAACTGATCGATTCCGATGCGCTTCGCATCCAGGCGATGGCCCAGACCGAGGGTGGACGACCGGAGCAAGCGGAAAAGACGTTTGTCAGGCTATTGGAAGTCCTTGAGCGTTCGTTCGGCAAAAGCCACCCGAAGACGGCCGACGCCCTGACACGCCGCGGCTGGCTCCGCATCGTTCAGGGTCGAATGCAGGATGCGATGAACGATCTGCGCCGAGCCTTAAGCATTCACGAAGTCACGGACGGGGAAACGCTCGAAGCGGCACGGGCGATGGATCATCTCGGAACGGCGCTGGCATTCAACAACGATCCGGAGGGCGCAGTGGGCCGGAAAATCCGGGCCATGATGATCCGCGAGACCCTGGCCGGAAAGGATTCACCCGAAACCGCGGAATCGTACAGCAATCTCGCGTGGTTGTATCACCGAATCGGCATGACGGCGCCCGTGACACCGCTGCGGCTTCAAGCGCTGGCGGTGTTCGAGAAGAAATTGGGGCTGGACCACACTTACACCTTCACCGAGATCAGCAACCTCGCTCGAACGCATGAGGAACTGGGAGAGTTCCCCGAGGCGATCAAGCTTTATGAGAAATACCTTGGCCAGGGCGGCGATCAGGCGCTTCTGGAAAAATTCCGGCTGGGCGCGCGACTTGGGGCGGCGTACCTGCGGGTGGGTCGACGCGATGACGCCACTAAAATGTTCAACGCGGTTATCGCGGAACTGTCCAAGGCAAAGGACGACGCCTCTCGCCAAATCGCAATCGGCAACCTCGTGACTTCGATCCGGGCGTACATGCAGAATCAGCTGGCCGATGACGCCCTCGCCCTGCTGTCTGAAGCGGTGAAAGTTTTGTCCAAAGAGACCGGCAAGCCGGCGACTGATCGCGATGTGCTTTCGCCAGCCGACCTGGGCACGCTGTATGAGATGGTCGGCCGAAACAAGGAATCCGTCGAAATGTTCCGCGAAGCAGCAAAGCTGGCGCGGAAGAGCCAACGCGACGACAAAGACGACGCGGTCATCATGCTATTGTTCGCACACGTCAACCCCCTGATTGAGATGAAGGACTTTCGCGAGGCGGAAGCGGTGTGTGACGAAGCCCTGCGCATGACCGACCGGGAGAGCTACCAGGGATCTCCGCTCAATGCCCTGGCGCTGCTGCTGATGGGCCGGATCCAGGCGGAGAACGGCCAGAACGACCGGGCGAAGTTCTATCTTGAAGACGCGGGGAAACTCTTCAAAGTAAACAAGGACGAAGAATCCATCCCATACATTCATTACCTGACCGAGTGGGGCCGGGTACTGGGCGCGCTGGGCGACAAATCCGGCGGCCGTTCGGCCTTGGCCGAGGCGATCCAGAAATCGCGTGATCGGATGAAGATCCAACCGCTGCCCGAGTACGAGTTTCTTCTCCTGCGCGCGCTGCGCGGCATGGCGGATATCACGGGCGACGCAACGGCTTCGGACGAGTTGAAGGACCGCGTGCGAAAACGGCAGCAGGCGCGCGCGCTGATCGGCGAAATGCGCAACTGGCCAAAGGAACTTGGAATCTAA
- a CDS encoding DNA-directed RNA polymerase subunit omega translates to MIQDLKNEDIINKVGGRFRLTALIQKRWKQLMMGARPLIEPGRMTPMEIAIREIIEGKIAYNDAEDGGGEQDA, encoded by the coding sequence ATGATTCAGGACCTGAAGAACGAGGATATCATCAACAAGGTCGGCGGCCGTTTCCGCCTGACCGCGCTGATCCAGAAGCGCTGGAAGCAGCTCATGATGGGCGCGCGCCCGCTCATCGAGCCGGGCCGCATGACGCCGATGGAAATTGCCATCCGCGAAATCATCGAAGGCAAGATCGCCTACAACGATGCCGAGGACGGCGGTGGCGAACAAGACGCCTAG
- a CDS encoding Phosphopantothenoylcysteine decarboxylase, which yields MANKTPSPIAPHPGRVDAPPVALGAAASREDAPLRGYEVVVGVCGGIAAYKTAYLVSALVQRGCGVTVAMTDAAQKFITPLTFQALTARQVFTTLWSEANYHDPQHLRLTEAADLFIVAPATSNMLGKIAHGIADDLVSTMIMSADCPILLAPAANTRMWENPIVQENAAALMKHGYHIIQPGSGWLACRTVGAGRMAEPDEILLEAATILQRKAPRSRR from the coding sequence GTGGCGAACAAGACGCCTAGTCCGATTGCGCCGCACCCCGGCCGCGTGGATGCGCCGCCCGTGGCGCTGGGTGCTGCCGCCTCGCGCGAGGACGCCCCGCTTCGCGGCTACGAGGTCGTCGTCGGTGTTTGCGGCGGCATTGCGGCCTACAAGACCGCTTACCTCGTTTCGGCGCTCGTGCAGCGCGGCTGCGGCGTCACCGTCGCCATGACCGACGCCGCGCAGAAGTTCATCACGCCGCTCACGTTCCAGGCGCTCACCGCGCGGCAGGTGTTCACCACGCTTTGGAGCGAGGCGAACTATCACGACCCACAGCACCTGCGACTCACCGAAGCCGCGGACCTGTTCATCGTCGCGCCGGCCACGTCGAACATGCTCGGCAAGATCGCGCACGGCATCGCCGACGACCTGGTCAGTACGATGATCATGTCGGCCGACTGTCCCATCCTGCTCGCCCCGGCCGCGAACACGCGCATGTGGGAGAACCCGATCGTTCAGGAAAACGCCGCGGCGCTGATGAAGCACGGTTATCACATCATCCAACCCGGCAGCGGCTGGCTGGCCTGTCGCACCGTCGGCGCGGGCCGCATGGCCGAGCCGGATGAGATTCTTCTCGAAGCCGCCACGATCCTTCAGCGCAAAGCGCCGCGCTCCCGCCGATGA
- a CDS encoding Triosephosphate isomerase, whose protein sequence is MARRPFVAGNWKMNLDLAAARALVAELRARISGSPTIDIAICPTSVYLFPMAKAIADSPIKLGAQNCWHEKSGAFTGEISADMIRETGASYVILGHSERRHTIGPKDANGHIHGETDAMINAKCKAVLAAGLTPILCVGETLAERDAAVTEKVLTRQLEGGLAGLAGDAAAGIVIAYEPVWAIGTGRNATPEQAQEAHAHIRRELARLCGPRVAEGIRIQYGGSVKPDNAASLMKCPDVDGALVGGASLKSADFHAIIEAALRAKGSH, encoded by the coding sequence GTGGCTCGAAGACCCTTTGTCGCCGGCAACTGGAAAATGAACCTCGACCTCGCCGCAGCCCGCGCGCTGGTCGCCGAACTCCGCGCGCGCATCAGCGGCAGCCCCACGATCGACATCGCCATCTGCCCGACGTCGGTCTACCTCTTCCCCATGGCCAAGGCCATTGCCGACTCGCCGATCAAGCTCGGCGCCCAGAATTGCTGGCACGAGAAATCCGGCGCGTTCACCGGCGAAATCTCCGCCGACATGATCCGCGAAACCGGCGCGTCCTACGTCATCCTCGGCCACAGCGAACGCCGACACACCATCGGTCCGAAGGACGCCAACGGCCACATCCACGGCGAAACCGACGCGATGATCAACGCCAAGTGCAAGGCCGTACTCGCTGCCGGGCTGACCCCGATCCTCTGCGTTGGAGAAACGCTGGCCGAGCGGGATGCGGCGGTGACGGAAAAGGTGCTTACTCGCCAGCTCGAAGGCGGCCTGGCAGGGCTCGCCGGCGACGCCGCGGCCGGTATCGTCATCGCCTACGAGCCGGTCTGGGCCATCGGGACCGGCCGGAACGCCACGCCGGAACAGGCCCAGGAAGCCCACGCCCATATCCGCCGCGAATTGGCCCGTTTGTGCGGCCCGCGCGTTGCGGAGGGAATTCGCATACAATACGGCGGCAGCGTAAAGCCTGATAACGCCGCCAGTTTGATGAAGTGCCCCGACGTTGATGGCGCGCTGGTCGGCGGGGCAAGTCTCAAGTCGGCCGATTTCCACGCGATCATCGAAGCCGCGCTCCGAGCGAAAGGATCACACTGA
- the coaBC_1 gene encoding Coenzyme A biosynthesis bifunctional protein CoaBC, which produces MTRRLKILITAGPTREYLDPVRYLSNASTGKMGYAIAAAAAKRGHAVTLVSGPVELPAPPNVNLIRVTSALEMLAAARRAFSNADAAIFAAAVSDWRPRKRSTRKLKKEAHAPQKINRASTNEPRASTNEPRASARAAPETIANRNSVSLVSSWALDLVENPDIAATLGRLKRRPGRPARITIGFALETHDGRAKAAAKLRAKRFDAIVLNSPAAIAADRSAVEILMADGRRNPARTASKSSHALQIVRLLERLHIGQRPPRT; this is translated from the coding sequence ATGACCCGCCGTTTGAAAATACTCATTACCGCCGGGCCGACGCGCGAGTACCTCGACCCCGTGCGATACCTCTCCAACGCTTCGACGGGCAAGATGGGCTACGCCATCGCCGCGGCCGCCGCGAAACGCGGGCATGCCGTCACGCTCGTTTCCGGTCCGGTCGAACTTCCCGCGCCGCCAAATGTCAATCTCATTCGCGTCACCTCCGCGCTGGAAATGCTCGCCGCCGCGCGCCGCGCCTTCTCCAATGCCGACGCCGCCATCTTCGCCGCCGCCGTATCCGACTGGCGTCCGCGAAAGCGCTCGACTCGCAAACTGAAAAAGGAAGCGCACGCTCCCCAGAAAATTAATCGCGCTTCCACCAACGAGCCGCGGGCTTCCACCAACGAGCCGCGGGCTTCAGCCCGCGCGGCCCCCGAAACCATTGCGAACCGCAATTCCGTTTCACTCGTTTCGAGTTGGGCGCTGGACCTCGTTGAGAACCCCGACATCGCCGCGACCCTCGGCCGGCTCAAGCGCCGACCCGGTCGACCGGCCCGCATCACCATCGGTTTCGCGCTCGAGACCCACGACGGCCGCGCCAAGGCCGCCGCCAAGCTCCGCGCCAAGCGATTCGACGCCATCGTGCTGAATTCCCCCGCCGCCATCGCCGCCGACCGAAGCGCGGTCGAGATTCTCATGGCCGACGGTCGCCGGAATCCCGCCCGAACGGCCTCAAAATCGTCACATGCCCTACAGATCGTCCGGCTTCTTGAGCGACTGCATATTGGCCAACGCCCGCCTCGAACATAA
- the gmk gene encoding Guanylate kinase, whose amino-acid sequence MTTNSKPTTGRVVVISGPSGVGKSTICHRLCDLLPAEFSVSVTTRKPRPGEKNSRDYHYVAPDEFARMDKAGELLETAQVYGHQYGTPLKAVQQAVREGRSIILEIDIQGCIQVRRKMPDAVAIFLLPPTPEAQKQRIVGRNTDPAEAIRERLAKADGEIRFANESGCYDHFVVNDDLENTVQSVRDLILSRPTRSQPAIA is encoded by the coding sequence ATGACCACGAATTCCAAACCAACCACCGGCCGCGTCGTCGTCATCAGCGGCCCCAGCGGCGTCGGCAAGTCCACGATCTGCCACCGCCTGTGTGATCTGCTGCCCGCGGAATTCAGCGTCTCGGTCACCACGCGAAAGCCCCGGCCCGGCGAGAAAAACTCGCGTGACTACCACTACGTCGCGCCCGACGAGTTCGCTCGCATGGACAAGGCCGGCGAACTGCTCGAAACCGCCCAAGTCTATGGCCACCAATATGGCACGCCGCTCAAGGCCGTGCAGCAGGCTGTCCGCGAAGGTCGCTCCATCATTCTCGAAATCGACATCCAGGGCTGCATCCAGGTCCGCCGCAAGATGCCCGACGCCGTCGCGATCTTCCTGCTGCCGCCCACGCCCGAGGCCCAGAAGCAGCGAATTGTCGGCCGAAACACCGATCCCGCCGAAGCGATCCGCGAGCGACTGGCCAAGGCCGACGGCGAAATCCGCTTCGCCAACGAGTCCGGCTGCTACGATCACTTCGTCGTCAACGACGATCTGGAAAATACGGTACAATCGGTCCGCGACCTGATCCTGTCGCGCCCGACGCGAAGTCAACCAGCGATTGCTTGA